The following coding sequences are from one Thermodesulfobacteriota bacterium window:
- the ribH gene encoding 6,7-dimethyl-8-ribityllumazine synthase, whose amino-acid sequence MPQVYEGKLDAKGLKFAIVVGRFNDFITDKLMSGALDVLIRHNAADKDIDIIKVPGSYEILHAVKKAAETKKYNAIIALGAIIRGQTSHFDFLASTVTSQLASIGLEHNIPVSSGVITTETLEQAIERAGSKAGNRGAEAAFSAVEMANLDKALSKKR is encoded by the coding sequence ATGCCTCAGGTATATGAAGGAAAACTTGATGCAAAGGGGCTTAAATTTGCCATAGTTGTCGGCAGATTTAATGACTTTATTACAGACAAGCTCATGAGCGGAGCGCTAGATGTGCTTATCAGGCATAATGCCGCTGACAAAGACATCGATATAATAAAAGTCCCTGGTTCATATGAAATACTCCACGCAGTTAAAAAAGCTGCAGAAACAAAAAAATATAATGCTATCATTGCTCTTGGTGCAATTATAAGAGGTCAAACATCTCATTTTGATTTCTTAGCCTCTACAGTTACGAGCCAGCTAGCATCAATCGGACTTGAACATAATATTCCAGTATCATCTGGAGTGATAACTACAGAAACTTTAGAACAGGCTATTGAGAGAGCAGGTTCCAAAGCCGGTAACCGAGGGGCAGAAGCAGCATTCTCTGCGGTTGAGATGGCGAATTTGGATAAAGCTCTATCTAAGAAAAGGTAA